The sequence ACCAACAGATACGAGGAAAAAATGATGTTCCGCTTATATATTCTGGCGCTCCTGTTTATTGCGTCGGGCACGGCCCTGGCCGTCGCCCCCGGCGGTGCGCCGTCCGCAACCAAGGCGCCTCAGTTCTCGCTTACCGATACCGATGGAAAAGTCCATTCCCTTGCGGACTACAAAGGCAAAACCATCGTGCTCGAGTGGACCAATCCCAACTGCCCGTTCGTGGTGCGTCACTACGAAAAGGGCGGCATGCAGACGCTGCAGAGGGATTACACCGCCAAAGGAATCGTCTGGCTCGGTCTCAACTCCACCCATGAAGGGCATAAGGACTTTCTGGCCAACGCCGAACTGAAGGACCGCTACACCGCGTGGGAAGCGGCAATGACGGCGGTGCTCGTCGACAAAGACGGCACTGTCGGGCGCGAGTTTGGGGCAAAAACGACACCGCACATTTTCATCATCGACGGCGACATGAACATAGTGTACGCTGGCGCGGTCGACGACGATCCGCGCGGTTCCAATCCGGTCGCGGAGCGCACGATATACGTGCGCCAAGTTCTCGACGCGCTGCTCGCCGGTCAGCCCGCTCCTCTCTCTTCCACCAAGCCCTACGGCTGTTCGGTGAAATACGGCAGTTGATAGGTTGTACGGCTCGCGGCGTCACGTGCGTCTCGGGTCTTGAATCTGAAACACAAAGGCCCCGGGATGGACGTCCCGGGGCCTTCTCTTTTTCAGCATGCGGTTGATAGTACGGCCGCACGCGGCTGAGTCAGGGAGTCTCCGTTGCGGGTTTCGCTGAACGACGGAATACTCGTTTGATCTTTGCGACCGCCCACGCCGTCTTCTCCTCCGCCCAGGCATAATACGTGGGAACAACGACGAGGGTCAGGAAGGTAGACACGCCGAGTCCGAAAACGATGGCAACACCGAGCGGACGCCACATGCCGCCGCTCTCGGCGCCAACAACGAAATGGAACTCGCGCCAACTGAAGTCCACGCCGGTGGCCAGCGGAATGATACCCAAAATCGTCGAGACAGCAGTGAGGATTACGGGGCGCAATCGGACGCGTCCCGCTTCCAGCAGAGACTCCTCAAGTGAATTGCTCTCG comes from Ignavibacteriota bacterium and encodes:
- a CDS encoding thioredoxin family protein; its protein translation is MMFRLYILALLFIASGTALAVAPGGAPSATKAPQFSLTDTDGKVHSLADYKGKTIVLEWTNPNCPFVVRHYEKGGMQTLQRDYTAKGIVWLGLNSTHEGHKDFLANAELKDRYTAWEAAMTAVLVDKDGTVGREFGAKTTPHIFIIDGDMNIVYAGAVDDDPRGSNPVAERTIYVRQVLDALLAGQPAPLSSTKPYGCSVKYGS